One Mugil cephalus isolate CIBA_MC_2020 chromosome 22, CIBA_Mcephalus_1.1, whole genome shotgun sequence genomic window carries:
- the LOC124999992 gene encoding NADH-cytochrome b5 reductase 3 → MLSYIIGLIRGGFDSIINLIFRLLFSKRRAAITLEDPNIKYALRLIDKEIVSHDTRRFRFALPSPEHVLGLPIGQHIYLSAKIDGKLVVRPYTPVSSDDDKGYVDLVVKVYFKDVNPKFPEGGKMSQFLESLRIDDTIDFRGPSGLLVYKGKGVFAIQPDKKSPAVTKTAKHVGMIAGGTGITPMLQLITAVVKDPQDQTVCYLLFANQTEKDILLRPELEEIQANHPDRFKLWFTVDRAPEDWEYSQGFINESMVRDHLPPPSDDTLILMCGPPPMIQFACNPNLDKVGHSESRRFTF, encoded by the exons ATGCTGTCCTACATCATTGGC CTGATCCGAGGCGGCTTCGACAGCATCATCAACCTCATCTTCAGGCTCCTGTTCTCAAAGAGGAGAGCTGCCATCACACTAGAGGACCCCAACATCAAGTACGCACTGCGGCTCATAGACAAAGAG ATCGTCAGCCATGACACCAGGAGGTTCCGCTTTGCTCTGCCTTCACCCGAACACGTCCTGGGACTCCCCATCG GTCAACACATCTATCTGTCTGCAAAGATCGATGGGAAGCTTGTCGTGCGCCCGTACACGCCGGTGTCCAGCGACGACGACAAAGGCTACGTGGATCTGGTGGTGAAG gtTTACTTTAAAGACGTCAACCCTAAATTCCCGGAGGGTGGGAAGATGAGTCAGTTCTTGGAGAGCCTCAGGATCGATGACACCATCGACTTCAGAGGCCCGAGCGGCCTCCTGGTTTACAAGGGCAAAG gtgttTTTGCCATCCAGCCCGATAAGAAGTCTCCAGCTGTGACGAAGACGGCCAAACACGTGGGAATGATCGCTGGAGGAACCG GAATCACTCCCATGCTGCAGCTCATCACAGCGGTGGTGAAGGATCCTCAGGACCAGACCGTGTGTTACCTGCTGTTCGCCAACCAG ACTGAGAAGGACATCCTGCTGAGaccagagctggaggagattcAGGCGAACCACCCGGACCGCTTCAAGCTGTGGTTCACCGTCGACAGAGCACCTGAAG ACTGGGAGTACAGCCAGGGCTTCATCAATGAGAGCATGGTCAGAGATCACCTGCCGCCTCCCAGCGACGACACCCTCATCCTGATGTGCGGCCCTCCGCCAATGATCCAGTTCGCCTGCAACCCCAACCTGGACAAAGTGGGCCACTCGGAGAGCCGCCGGTTCACCTTCTAG